One Oncorhynchus kisutch isolate 150728-3 linkage group LG30, Okis_V2, whole genome shotgun sequence genomic window, CGGTGTGGTCCTAACCTGCAGTTCTCCCCCTgtatacattctctctctcactctctctctctctctctctggttgtgattgtgtggttggagacaggtgtgctggagtcagagcagatccctaccagctTCAAATCGTTCCATAAATCTAGACCTCTACATGTACTCATTCCTGCCACCTCcactctgccagatcgtaatctctgctcagtcagttgtCATTCTAACCTGTTGTCTATTCTCAAGATTCTATTGCTCTGCTGCGCTCGTTTTCCTGCCTTACACAATTTTTGGCCTCTCCTTGCAGTTACCGCTCGGTCTCTGGCTCTTGTCtctgttccacatctcaccaccaaCCACCTTGCTCTGGATATCactcaccaccattaccttggattcccctcaggacctgTTCCCCTGTTCTACTCAGCCAACTCATCTGAGCTTCTCATCTGAGCTTCCCCGGTTCTGCACTCCCCATTTCTCTGTGTTCAATAAACATTTTTGTGCATTCATTCTGGCTTCCTCTTCTGAGTCCGCTCTTGGGTTCCCCCCCTTCGCTCATCGTAACATTGTAGCGCCTTGTtgttggaggccgagcaattgccattctaggcagtgatgcaaccagtgctcagctgttgcagctgtagaaccttttgaggatctgagtacccatgccaaatcttttcagtctcctgagggggaatgggttttgtcgtgccctcatcacgactgtcttggtgtgcttggatcatgttggtttgttggtgatgtggacaccaaggaacttgaagctctcaacctgctccactgcagccccgtcgatgaggatGGGAACGCGCTCTGTCATCTTTTTaatctttttcctgtagtccacaatcatctcctttgtcttgatcacgttgagggagaggttgttattctggcaccacacgaccaggtctctgacctctctataggctgtctcgttgttgtcggtgatcaggcctaccactgttgtggcaaatgtaatgatggtgttggagtcgtgcctggccatacaatcatgagtgaacagggagtacagggaggACTGAGCACGGCCCATCcggaagtccaggaaccagttgcagagggaggtgtttagtcccagggaccttagcttattgatgagctttgagggcactatggtgttggacgctgagctttagtcaatgaataggattctcacataggtgttccttttgtccaggtgggaaagggcagtgtggagtgcaatggaaatggcatcatctgtggatctgttggggtggtatgcaaattggagtgtgtcttgggtttctgggatgatggtgtagatgtgagccatgatcagcctttcaaggcacttcatggctacagacgtgagtgctacgggtcggtagtcatttaagcaggttaccttagtgttcttgggaacagggactgtggtggtcttATTAAaagatgttggtattacagactcagacagagagaggttgaaaatgtcagtgaagacacttgccagttggtcagcgcatgctcacatcctggtaatccgtctggccctacggccttgtaaatgttgacctgtctaaaggtctgactcacatcagctgcggagagcgtgatgaCACAGTCTtcaggaacagctggtgctttcatGCATGTTTCAATATTATTTGCCTCAAGGCGAGCATAGAagtttagctcgtccggtaggctcgtgtcactgggcagctctcggctgtgcttccctttgtagtctgtaatggtttgcaagcccctccacatccgacgagcgtcagagccagtgtggTACGATTAGGATCTTAGCCctgttgcctgtttgatgttTCGTCGGAGCGCATAGCAGGACTTCTTATAAGCTtcaaagcagcagctctagcctttagctcagtgcggatgctgcctgtaatccatggcttctggttggggtatgtacgtacagtcactgtggggacgacgtcatcaatgcacttattgatgaagcaaatgactgatgtggtgtactcctcaatgccatcggaggaatcctggAACACATTTCAGTCCTGtaacttagcatctgcttcatctgaccacttttttattgatctagtcactggtgcttcctgctttaatttttgcttgtaagtaggaatcaggaggatagatttatggtcagattttccaaatggagggcgagggagagctttgtatgcgtctctgtgtgtggaggataggtggtccagagttatttttcctctggttgcacatttaacatgctgatagaaatttggtaaaacgaatttaagtttccctgcattaaagttctCGGCTACTAGGAGAGCCGCCTCTGTGtgagtgttttcttgtttgcttatggcggaatacaggtCATTCAACGCTGTTTTAGTGCCGGCCTCTGACtttggtggtatgtaaacagctacaaagaatacagatgaaaactctcggtaggtaatgtggtctacagcttatcatgagatactctacctcaggcaagcaatagctcgagacttccttagatatcgtgcaccagctgtttacaaaaatacatagacccgccgccccttgtcttaccagacaccaCTGATCTATCCTGCcagtacagcgtataaccagccagctgtacgTTGATTTTGTCATCGTTCAGCcccgactccgtgaagcataagatgttagttTTTAAATGTCCCGTTAGTTGTTTAATCTTGCCAGTAACTCGTCTATTTTATTGTCCACAGATTGCACATTTGCTAGCAGAATagagggaagtgggggtttattcaatcGGGAAGTGGGGGCTTATTCGATTACAccctctctcaaaacttgagaatTCTGTAGCATTGTATTTGtgtgccaaaactgcacattttagagtggccttttattgtccacaagctgcacttgtgtaatgatcatgctgtttaatcagcttcttgatataccacacctgtcaagtggatggtttatcttggcaaaggagaaatactcactaaaagggatgtaaacaaatttgtcaaatatttgagagaaataagctttttgtgcatatgatacatttctgggatcttttatttcagctcatgaaatatgggaccgacactttacatgttgcatttatatttttgttcagtgtataatcaTCAGCACAGCTGGACATTTTTTGTGTTTTGAGAACACACGACCTAATGagtgttctgggaactttcacagaaccaattttggtttgctgggatgTCTGTTCTACACAATATATTTGAATGTTACATAGTCGTGTTCAGTAGGCACAAATGAATGAAAATGTTGCGAAAAGGTAAAGGGGAGGTACTATTTGAACTTGTCCAGTAAGAAGCGTTTCTATTTTCCAAATGTTTTGCTATGGAGtgtcctaatgaacacgacccagattGTCCTCCAGCATCACCACTTGTTTTACTAGCTTGCGATGACTGACGGGATACTCACATGCTAGACGATGCCAGATTAGTGTCTTCATGCTTCAACTTGCCATCAAGAGCTATGCCCCGCCTCTCCCGGTTGCAGACCAATAGGGGAGTGAGGGTGTACACTTTCTTCAGGCTTGCACCAGCAGCAACAGCATCCCTAGACCAATGGGAGAGTCCGAGTTAGACATTTTGGGGTGCTTTCCAGGTTGTATGTATTGCAGTCACACTGCATAGCTGATTCTAATGATTAAAACATAATTTCCATTGTGGTTTAGTGCAGTTTAAACATGTATTCATTCAAAGGCTGGATGCTTACCCAGATTCCTCTAAGGCCACTGCCCTCACGTAGCTGTCATTGGAATACAACACCACAGTGGCCACCTGGTCCACTGAGAAATAATATATAGAGATAGAACGAGTATGACATCTCCAGTCACATTTTGAAAACTAActtatagggcagggcagggcacgAGTCAGGCTtcaaaacatttttacatttacattttatcagacattcttatccagaCTTACAGTACTGAGTGCTTACATTTTCAACGTTTTTCATACTGGTACCGTTTGGGGAATCAAACACATAACCCTAGCgctgcaagtgccatgctctaccaactgagccgcaCAGGACACATAAAGTCTTTTATAATACCTAAATAGATACTTCACAAATCATGTAGCAATATAATAAGGGAGATATGATGTGTTCTTACCTCTGGTGCTTTGCAAATTGCGGGGTACTgctttttacagttttgatataATATAGAGTAGATATCTTGTTCTCATATGTGTCAGTTTGGAAAGTTTGCCACACGTGTTGGTCTTTCCTTACCAGAGACAATGATGTTCTTCACATTCTTGTTGGAGCTGTTTGTGACGTTGACACACACATTAATGGGCTCTCCATGGTAGTAGATCTGCAAGGGAAATAATGTCAGAGAGGAGGGCTCCTTGTGGCAGCCATTTTTTTGTTGTGGCCATATGACCATATGGAACGCTCTGAAAAAATCCCAGGCATTGTCGAAGGTCTATAAATAACATTTATACCAGCAATGTTTGAAATGTTGGACCCCATTGAACAAGCCCCAGCACATGCAAAAGCTGGGGTCGTGTGTATCAagcttctcagagtaggagtgctgatctaggatcagtttttcaTTTTAGATTACAGTGAAAAAGATAACAtgacaggggggacctgatcctatatAAGAAATCCTAGTTTCAATACATACGACCGCTGGTCCCACTTTcaacaaacactgtatatagggcattcaaaaagtattcagaccacttgactttttcaacattttgttatgttaccgccttattctaaaatgtattaaataattttttcccctTATCAGTCCACACACAATagacaataatgacaaagcaagaacagtttttttgaaatttGTGTAAATGTTTTACGAATAAAAACAtgcaatatcacatttacataagtattcagaccctttactcagtactttgttgaagcacctttggcagcgattacagtcttgagTGTTCTTGAGTTTGAAGCTACACGCTTGGAACACctgatttggggagtttctcccattcttctctgcagatcctctcaagctctgtcaggttggatggggagcatcgcctcacagctattttcaggtctctccagagatgttctatcggATTCAAGTCCAGGCTTTAGCTGGgtgactcaaggacattcagagacttgtcccaaaccctctcctgcgttgtctttgctgtgtgcttagggtcattgtcactgagcgctctggagtcagttttcatcaagtatctctctgtactttgcgctgctcatcattccctcgatcctgactagtttcccagtccctgctgaaaaacatctccacagcatgatgctgccaccaccatgcttcaccgtagggatggtgccaggtgtctTCCAGGTgcaatgcttggcattcaggcaaaagagttcaatcttggttttatcagaccagagaatattgtttctcattgtctgagagtcctttggtgccttttgacaaactccaagcgggctgtcatgtgccttttactgaggagttgcttatgtccggccactctaccataaaggcctgattggcaaagtgctgcagagatggttgtccttctggaagtttctcccatctccacagaagaaatctggagctctgttagagtgaccatcgggttcttggtcacctccctgaccaacgccCTTCTCCCCAATTTgcacagtttggccgggcggccagctctaggaagagacttggtggttccaaacttcttccatttaagaatgatgaatgccactgtgttcttggggaccttcaatgctgcataaatgttttggtaccctttcccagatctgtccctcaacacaatcctgtctcagagctgtacgaacaattccttcaatctcatggcttggtttttgttctgacatgtgctgttaactgtgggaccttatatagataggtgtgtgcagaaaaacaatttaatccattttagaacaaggctgtaatgtaagaaaatgtgtaaaaaagggaaggggtctgaatactttccgaatgcactgtagatgctTCACTAATCATTTATGAGCAAATGCATCAAATCTAAGGCCAGTGGTGTGTTGTTAACTCTAATGGTATCCTACCCACCTCCTTGTCAAGACTCGCCTCCAGGTGCAGGGGCTTGTCGGACATGACAAACTCACGGCTGGTCTTCACAGAGGGGGCCGTCCCGCTATTCTCCGGGGCATACTGCAGCTTCCGGATCATCAGATGCACGGTACTCCTATAGAggaagggagatagggagaggaagggagggaatggATGAGATAGAACCATTGTTATGGAATATGTTAGGTAGTTTAGACAGCATGCTAAAGCTCACTACCAATTCCACACTCCATTCCCCAAGGGAACCGTGTCCAGGTGCTGAGCCTGGTTGATAAGGAAACAGGTGCTGCCAATTATGTGATTGTCACTGACCCAGCTGGAAGGGCCGTGAAGCTGTTGGTTTAGTTTGGTGTCCATGGGgccttttgtttctttttgagtCTTTAGTTTGGTCATGCCTTTTGTATTTTTCCTTTTCTACATATTTCTGTTTTGTCACCAACAGAACAAATAATAATCAGTTTGGACTGGCCGACCAAGAGATCAAGAAGGAGCTGGCCCTTTGCCTAAAGGAAAATGGCTGTCTCCCTGGGCACATGTGCATCCAACATGGTCCTCAAACGCTGATTTCTCACAAAAATGCACACATTCATTCaagttacagaccatgtaactaggcctAGGACCCCTAAACGAAGCAAGTGCAACAACATTGGTAGGCTAGTTATTGGTTTCGTGACACCATCCATCAACGTTTGTTGTGATATAGAGCCACAACCGGCTATTTCTGTTAAAGCAGCTCTCCAGGGCCGATGGTGGAGACTTGGGGTTAGGAATGGGGGTTATTTGGGACAGAGAAAACTCCACTGACCGTTTGCGAACTTTGGCCTCCTGGCTCTCCGCACTGAAGGCTTTGACCTCAAACTCCACGACACATTGCTACCAAGACAACAACAGAGCATGCTCACAATCAAAGATAGATTATTCTTCCTTTTTAGATTATATGAACTATATACGCCAATCGTCACAATATACTCAGAATACAAAATACAGTGTATGCATTTCAAATATAACGAACAAATATCACATAATAAAATGATGCAATGTAAAAGACAACCAGGTCAAGGTTCACGATCCTTACCTTCCCAGAATCATTAGGGCCAGGCTGCAAAcccactgaacaaggcaggttATCAGggaactgaaacacacacacaaacacacaaatgtaATTAAGATGAacgagaggtgtgtgtgtgtgtgtgtgtgtgtgtgtgtgtgtgtgtgtgtgtgtgtgtgtgtgtgtgtgtgtgtgtgtgtgtgtgtgtgtgtgtgtgtgtgtgtgtgtgttcgcgcaTAATGAGGCGAGTAGGCCTATGTgagttttgtgttttccttgaCATGTATATGTGTTTTTAATTTGCAATGTGCGTGTACAATAAAATGTTGGTATCTCTTGAGGTTCTTGGCCCTCACCTCGAAAAAGAAAGGGAAGGCATTGTCTCCCAGTTTGCGCAGCAGTTTGCCCTGCATCTTGGTGTGTGTGGACTGTTCCCTGTCCTGTATGGGCGGATACACCTGACGGATGGCTACGTAGATCTCCCTACGGAAGGCAATTCCCATCACGTCCATATCTTCACGACCGTACCGGAACGTGCAGGACAGCTGGACGAACGCTAGGGGGCATCAAAAATATATGATTACATCAAGTACTGCTATTTTCAATAGCTTCTCAATAAAAGTTGAAGTAAAAGCAATTTATTTTATaagttgttttaaaaaaaagttgtattAATTTGAATTCAGatcactttctgaattgactgccttcaaaAAAAATGGAGCCCAATTACCctgttccacacacacaagcacatacacTTGCCCatgtgcacatgcacacacacgcactcgtTTGGTGAGATGCAGACCTTTTTTTCCTTTGAGGACCTCAGGGTCAACCAGTATGACACCATCTATTGTGAGTGAAGAACAGCATAGGTTAGAATTTACAGCATTAGACAAGACAGCGGCCAGGATTCAAACCAATGCAGGTTAGCAACGGGTGCACAGCAATGGACTTCTAAAGGCCGTTTCTCAGAGGTTTGTGGAGATCACATTGGTTGTTTATCTGCAGGTAGTTTATCTGCATTTGATTGATTCCTGGTCAAAGGCTCTGAAGAACTAATTACATTGATGTAAGTGTTTATTGCTAAGGCTCTTGTCTAAAGCAATCCTGTGAATCCAGTAAGCCATTTAAATGAGGGGTTTCAATTAAAGGGACATTACAATATCTAAGTTTGTCAGATGTTTTCTGACCTCAAAAGTGGCCTTTGAGAAAATTAAACATCCTAGGTCATCTGTTATGTAGATTCAGCTAGATCTGGCAGCATTTGATCAATTGTGTGTTAGATTGTTTGATGTGCAATGCCCTTAGTGTGTTATGTGTTTGCTGTGTAATGATTGGTTTGTTTTTGACTTGTTGAGTTGCTGATTGGTTCACGGCCGGATTGATTTAATTGACGAAGAGAGTATGAGCTGAGCTTACCCACAGGCTCGACAGAGTCCACACGATCCACAAAGTCCCTCTTCGCCATGTATACTCCAACCTGATCAAGTACAAAACATAAAATCATACCTGAGGCCTTCACTTGGAATTATGTCAACACATTagcgcatgcatacacacaacacaaaaacactcaaacacatGTAAACACTTTCACAGCATTCTAAACCCACTTGCAAGCATTTTTTCCTTGGGGAAAATGTGTTGCGTatcctttaacacacacacacacctcagaggAGTAATACATTAATCTAATCTCAATGTAATCTGTCATACGCATGGCTTCATCCGTGTCACCTGTTAACGCCATCACTTTGCTAACGACAACACAGTCATGAAATATCTAAGTGAATAGTCTCTTTCCACAGGCACTTGACAAGCAACTATGGAAAGAGACTACTAAGGGATACGTAAGTGCTAAGTGAGCAGAACTATTGTTAGGT contains:
- the saga gene encoding S-arrestin a codes for the protein MSPKNVIFKKMAKDKSVGVYMAKRDFVDRVDSVEPVDGVILVDPEVLKGKKAFVQLSCTFRYGREDMDVMGIAFRREIYVAIRQVYPPIQDREQSTHTKMQGKLLRKLGDNAFPFFFEFPDNLPCSVGLQPGPNDSGKQCVVEFEVKAFSAESQEAKVRKRSTVHLMIRKLQYAPENSGTAPSVKTSREFVMSDKPLHLEASLDKEIYYHGEPINVCVNVTNSSNKNVKNIIVSVDQVATVVLYSNDSYVRAVALEESGDAVAAGASLKKVYTLTPLLVCNRERRGIALDGKLKHEDTNLASSSIVKEGVLKEVLGILVSYRVMVKLIIGGILGSSEVGVELPLTLMHPKPDLVRESELEEEMVFEEFKRSYMKGMADDEEEGNVSTGDAAS